A region of Massilia sp. WG5 DNA encodes the following proteins:
- a CDS encoding transketolase family protein, with translation MNAPITNKPRLTTSAMIASIAAEGQRTRSAPFGNALVELAARRPDIVGMSADLAKYTDLHLFAQAYPERFFQMGMAEQLLMGAAGGMAKEGFTPFVTTYAVFASRRAYDFIHQVIAEEHLNVKIACALPGLTTGYGPSHQATEDIAIFRGVPGLTIVDPCDALDTEQAVAAIAAHQGPVYMRLLRGKVPLVLDEYDYKFELGKAKLLRDGRDVLVVSSGIMTMRALEVAEALKADKVGVAVLHTPTIKPLDEEAIVREARRSGRLVVVAENHSVVGGLGEAVAGTLLRAGVAPAFRQVALPDAFLHAGALPTLHDRYGISVEAMAASIKSWLR, from the coding sequence ATGAACGCCCCGATCACGAATAAACCGCGCCTGACCACCTCGGCGATGATCGCCTCGATCGCCGCCGAGGGCCAGCGCACCAGGAGTGCACCGTTCGGCAATGCCCTGGTGGAACTCGCTGCCCGGCGCCCTGACATCGTCGGCATGAGCGCCGACCTGGCGAAATACACTGACCTGCACCTGTTCGCCCAGGCCTACCCGGAACGCTTCTTCCAGATGGGCATGGCCGAGCAGCTGCTGATGGGCGCCGCCGGCGGCATGGCCAAGGAAGGCTTCACACCCTTCGTCACCACCTATGCCGTGTTCGCCTCGCGCCGGGCCTACGACTTCATCCACCAGGTGATCGCCGAAGAACACCTGAACGTCAAGATCGCCTGCGCCCTGCCGGGCCTGACCACCGGCTACGGCCCCAGCCACCAGGCCACCGAAGACATCGCCATCTTCCGCGGCGTGCCGGGCCTGACCATCGTCGACCCGTGCGACGCGCTCGACACCGAGCAGGCGGTGGCGGCCATTGCGGCGCACCAGGGCCCGGTCTACATGCGCCTGCTGCGCGGGAAAGTCCCGCTGGTGCTGGACGAGTATGATTACAAATTCGAGCTCGGCAAGGCCAAGCTGCTGCGCGACGGCCGCGACGTGCTGGTGGTTTCGAGCGGCATCATGACGATGCGCGCGCTGGAAGTGGCGGAGGCGCTGAAGGCAGACAAGGTGGGCGTGGCCGTGCTGCACACGCCGACCATCAAGCCGCTGGACGAGGAAGCGATCGTCCGCGAAGCGCGGCGCAGCGGCCGGCTGGTGGTGGTGGCCGAGAACCACTCGGTGGTCGGCGGCCTGGGCGAAGCGGTCGCGGGCACCCTGCTGCGGGCCGGCGTGGCGCCCGCCTTCCGCCAGGTCGCCCTGCCCGACGCCTTCCTCCACGCCGGCGCGCTGCCGACGCTGCACGACCGTTACGGCATCTCGGTGGAGGCAATGGCGGCCAGCATCAAGTCCTGGCTGCGCTGA